A genome region from Marasmius oreades isolate 03SP1 chromosome 5, whole genome shotgun sequence includes the following:
- the EIF1AX gene encoding Eukaryotic translation initiation factor 1A, X-chromosomal (BUSCO:EOG092652Y6): MPKNKGKGGKNRRRGKNENDGDKRELVFREDGQEYAQVTKMLGNGRLEAQCFDGEKRLAHIRGKMRKKVWINQGDIILLSLRDFQDDKADVIVKYTADEARNLKAYGELPENAKINETDTFGEEEGECTFEFGDEGDVDIDDI; the protein is encoded by the exons ATGCCCAAG aataaaggaaag GGTGGTAAAAACCGGCGTCGCGGCAAGAACGAAAACGACGGCGATAAACGTGAACTTGTTTTCCGAGAAGACGGTCAGGAATATGCTCAAGTGACGAAGATGCTTGGAAACGGGCGTTTGGAGGCTCAGTGCTTTGATGGAGAAAAGCGGTTGGCACATATAAGAgggaagatgaggaaaaaG GTTTGGATAAATCAGGGGGATATCATACTTTTGTCCCTTCGAGACTTCCAAGACGACAAGGCGGATGTCATTGTAAAGTATACCGCTGATGAGGCGCGGAATC TGAAAGCATATGGTGAACTTCCGGAGAACGCCAAGATCAACGAAACTGATACCTTTGGcgaagaagagggagaatGTACATTCGAGTTTGGCGATGAGGGCGATGTCGATATTGATGACATCTAG
- the EIF1AX gene encoding Eukaryotic translation initiation factor 1A, X-chromosomal, variant 2 produces the protein MLGNGRLEAQCFDGEKRLAHIRGKMRKKVWINQGDIILLSLRDFQDDKADVIVKYTADEARNLKAYGELPENAKINETDTFGEEEGECTFEFGDEGDVDIDDI, from the exons ATGCTTGGAAACGGGCGTTTGGAGGCTCAGTGCTTTGATGGAGAAAAGCGGTTGGCACATATAAGAgggaagatgaggaaaaaG GTTTGGATAAATCAGGGGGATATCATACTTTTGTCCCTTCGAGACTTCCAAGACGACAAGGCGGATGTCATTGTAAAGTATACCGCTGATGAGGCGCGGAATC TGAAAGCATATGGTGAACTTCCGGAGAACGCCAAGATCAACGAAACTGATACCTTTGGcgaagaagagggagaatGTACATTCGAGTTTGGCGATGAGGGCGATGTCGATATTGATGACATCTAG